In Streptomyces sp. P9-A4, the genomic window CACACCGGACAGCAACTTGCCGAGGGTGGACTTGCCGGCTCCTGAACGGCCGACCACCGCCAGCCGTTCACCGGGACGGACCAGCAGCTCTACGTCCTTGAGGATCTCGTGCCCGGGGACGTAGGAATACCCCACGCCCTTGACCTCGATGAGGTCGTCCACAGGGGCCGGCACAGGAGCGTCAGCTGTGTGCGACACCAGTCCGACACCCTTGATGCGGGCGAACGAGGCGCCGCTGCGCTGCAGTTGTTCGACCCAGATGAGCATCTGGTTGAGCGGGTCGACCAGCTGCCACATGTACAGGCTGCCCGCCACCACGACTCCCAGGGAGATCGCGCCGTTGAGGTAGCCGAACCCGCCCACGAGCAGGATGAGCGCCATGGGCAGCGTGTGCGCGAACTCGGTGACCGGGAACAGCACCGTCCGTAGGGAGAGGGTGCGCATGCCGGCGCGGTAGGTGGTGTCGATGGCCTTGTCGAGGGTGCTGTTCTGCAGTTCGCGCAGCCCGTAGGCCTCGACGGTACGGGCGCCGTGCGCGGTGGAGTTGAGGATCTCGGAGACATCGCCGGCGGCCGCTCCCTCGGCGAGGTAGGCGTCGCGGGCGCGCGCGAGGTACCAGCGGCTCACGCCCCACACGAGTGGCAGTCCCACGACCGAGCAGAGACCGAGCAGCGGATCGAGGAGGAAGACCGCGGCGAAGATGAACACGACCTGGATTCCGGCGATGAACATGTCCGGAGCCGCATTGCGCAGCGTGGCCGCGACCGTCGAGACGTCCAGGGTGGTACGGGTGACCAGATCACCGGTGCTCACCTCGTCCGCGACACGCCCCGGCAGCGAGAGGGTGCGGTCGACGACCTCCTCGCGGAGCCTGGCGAGCGCGCGCTCGCCGAAGCGATGGGAGAGACCTCGCGCATAGCGCGACAACACCAATCGGGCCGCCGAGAAGCCCAGAACCGCCGCGGCCAGTCCGTCGACTGCGGAGACGGACAGGTCACCGGACTCGACCCTGGTCACGATGCGGCCGAGGAGCCAGGGACCGGCCGCGCCGGCGAGCGCGGCAAGGCACGTCAGCAGCAGCATCGCGCAGACGGCGCCCGAGTCGTCCCTCAACAGCTGCCAGCCGGCCTGGCGAACCGTCCTGGCATCGGCGATCGGCAGGCGGGGCGTCTTGTTGGACCTGCTCATCGGGACTGTCCTTCCACGGGCTGTGCCACGGCGGCTTCGCCAGGGATCTCGGTGCTGCCGCGGAACACCAGTGCCGCGTATCCCGGCTGTTCGGCGAGGAGCTCTCCGTGCGTACCGGTCGCCTGCACCCGGCCGTTCACGAGGTAGGCGACTTCGTCGGCCCGGCCGAGCACGAGCGGCGATGTGCTGACGACGAGGGTGGTCCGCCCGTGCCGGTGAGCTGCCACCCGGGCGGCAACGGTTGCCTCCGTGTGCGCGTCCAGTGCCGACGTCGGTTCTACGAGCAG contains:
- a CDS encoding ABC transporter ATP-binding protein; amino-acid sequence: MSRSNKTPRLPIADARTVRQAGWQLLRDDSGAVCAMLLLTCLAALAGAAGPWLLGRIVTRVESGDLSVSAVDGLAAAVLGFSAARLVLSRYARGLSHRFGERALARLREEVVDRTLSLPGRVADEVSTGDLVTRTTLDVSTVAATLRNAAPDMFIAGIQVVFIFAAVFLLDPLLGLCSVVGLPLVWGVSRWYLARARDAYLAEGAAAGDVSEILNSTAHGARTVEAYGLRELQNSTLDKAIDTTYRAGMRTLSLRTVLFPVTEFAHTLPMALILLVGGFGYLNGAISLGVVVAGSLYMWQLVDPLNQMLIWVEQLQRSGASFARIKGVGLVSHTADAPVPAPVDDLIEVKGVGYSYVPGHEILKDVELLVRPGERLAVVGRSGAGKSTLGKLLSGVDVPDTGHVLVGGVPVADQAAAGELGNRIVLITQQHHVFMGTLRDNMTMAAPEADDEAVLAALRSVEADWVAELPEGLDTPLGSGGVELEAAQAQQLTLARVLLADPHTLILDEATSLLDPTTARQAERAVAAVRSDRTVIAIAHRLQTAHDADRIAVMESGRIVELGTHDELVGAGGPYSDLWRSWNGES